In Sphingomonas sp. G-3-2-10, a single window of DNA contains:
- a CDS encoding MerR family DNA-binding protein yields the protein MAMTIAGLAKSAGVGVETVRYYQRRGLVGTPERSGGSGIGGGIRRYGEADVRRMRFIRSAQGAGFTLEQIGELLALDAGHDHARARELARERIAALDAKIAELQTARASLRKLARECEATSGPCPIIAAFEV from the coding sequence ATGGCGATGACGATTGCGGGATTGGCCAAATCGGCCGGCGTGGGCGTGGAGACGGTGCGCTATTATCAGCGGCGCGGGCTGGTCGGCACCCCGGAGCGCAGTGGCGGATCGGGGATCGGCGGCGGCATCCGGCGCTATGGCGAAGCGGACGTACGGCGGATGCGTTTCATCCGCTCCGCGCAGGGCGCGGGCTTCACGCTGGAGCAGATCGGCGAGCTACTGGCGCTCGATGCCGGGCACGATCACGCGCGCGCGCGCGAACTCGCCCGCGAACGCATCGCCGCGCTCGATGCGAAGATCGCCGAACTGCAAACGGCGCGCGCCTCGCTGCGGAAACTGGCGCGGGAATGCGAGGCGACCAGCGGGCCATGCCCGATCATCGCCGCGTTCGAGGTCTAG
- a CDS encoding glutathione S-transferase family protein produces the protein MIPTITAFRDSPDKGRGLARDMRIRWALEEVGQPYAVRLVTFAEMRQPGHLALHPFGQIPTYEEGELTLFETGAITLHIAQRHPGLLPEEAVARARAIAWIFAALNTIEPPIVELEQAGYVEQDRPWHGEHVRIMEDRIRHRLDQLAARLGDADWLDGAFSAGDLTLVMVLRRLEGTGILEHYPTLTAYVARGEARPAYRRAFAAQFAVFEQSR, from the coding sequence ATGATCCCGACCATCACCGCTTTCAGGGACTCGCCCGACAAAGGCCGCGGCCTTGCCCGCGACATGCGGATTCGCTGGGCGCTGGAGGAGGTCGGCCAGCCCTACGCCGTCCGCCTCGTCACCTTCGCGGAGATGCGGCAGCCCGGGCATCTCGCGCTGCATCCCTTCGGCCAGATCCCGACCTATGAGGAAGGCGAGCTCACGCTTTTCGAGACAGGCGCGATCACCCTTCATATCGCGCAGCGCCACCCCGGACTGCTTCCCGAGGAAGCAGTTGCGCGCGCCCGCGCGATCGCCTGGATCTTCGCTGCCCTCAACACGATCGAGCCGCCGATCGTCGAACTCGAACAGGCCGGATATGTCGAGCAGGACCGGCCCTGGCATGGCGAGCATGTGCGGATCATGGAGGATCGCATCCGCCATCGGCTCGACCAGCTGGCCGCCCGCCTCGGCGATGCCGACTGGCTCGACGGCGCCTTCTCCGCCGGAGACCTGACCCTGGTGATGGTCCTGCGCCGGCTGGAAGGCACGGGCATCCTCGAACATTACCCCACCCTGACCGCCTATGTCGCGCGGGGCGAGGCTCGCCCGGCCTATCGGCGCGCCTTTGCGGCCCAGTTCGCGGTCTTCGAACAGAGCCGCTGA
- a CDS encoding glutaredoxin, whose translation MNAPAEKRATIYRMVMPNHVCPYGLKALHLLRSHGYQVEDRWLRTREETDAFKAEHDVKTTPQVFIGERRIGGHDDLRTFLGKPVRDPKALTYRPVIAVFAMTALMALAASHAAYGSPFTIRAGEWFIAFSMCVLAMLKLQDVERFSTMFLNYDLLAKRWVPYGTIYPFAEAGAGVLMAAGVLTWLSVPVALFIGGIGAVSVFKAVYIDKRELKCACVGGDSNVPLGFLSLTENVMMVAMAIWMLAAPGHGAM comes from the coding sequence ATGAACGCCCCCGCCGAGAAGCGCGCCACGATCTATCGCATGGTGATGCCCAACCATGTCTGTCCCTATGGACTGAAGGCGCTGCACCTGCTCCGCTCGCATGGCTATCAGGTCGAGGATCGCTGGCTCCGCACGCGCGAGGAAACAGACGCGTTCAAGGCCGAACATGACGTGAAGACCACGCCGCAGGTGTTCATCGGCGAGCGGCGGATCGGCGGCCATGACGACCTGCGCACATTTCTCGGCAAGCCCGTGCGCGACCCCAAGGCGCTCACCTATCGTCCGGTGATCGCGGTGTTCGCGATGACGGCGCTGATGGCGCTCGCGGCGAGCCATGCCGCCTATGGCAGTCCGTTCACGATCCGCGCGGGCGAATGGTTCATCGCCTTCAGCATGTGCGTCCTCGCCATGCTCAAGCTGCAGGATGTCGAGCGTTTCTCGACCATGTTCCTCAACTACGACCTGCTGGCGAAACGCTGGGTGCCTTATGGCACGATCTACCCCTTCGCCGAGGCCGGCGCGGGCGTGCTTATGGCGGCGGGCGTGCTTACCTGGCTTTCGGTGCCGGTCGCGCTGTTCATCGGCGGCATCGGCGCGGTTTCGGTGTTCAAGGCAGTCTATATCGACAAGCGCGAACTCAAATGCGCGTGCGTCGGCGGGGACAGCAACGTCCCGCTCGGCTTCCTCTCGCTGACCGAGAATGTGATGATGGTCGCGATGGCGATCTGGATGCTCGCCGCGCCGGGCCACGGCGCGATGTAA
- the map gene encoding type I methionyl aminopeptidase, which produces MIKSPEEVELMAESGRLLASVFTHLDGLALAGRSTMEVNDLVERFIVDDLGSRPASKGQYDYGYVLNCSRNEVVCHGVPSTGEVLRDGDIVNLDITLEKNGYIADSSKTYMIGEVSPQARRLVKTTYEALWKGIHTVRPGARLGDIGAAIERHAKRAGYSIVRDYCGHGIGREMHEEPQILHFGKAGTGMFLREGMVFTIEPMLNQGRRTVRTEDDGWTVVTTDGKLSAQFEHTVAVTADGVRVLTLRPDERPPARG; this is translated from the coding sequence ATGATCAAATCGCCCGAGGAAGTCGAGCTGATGGCCGAATCCGGCCGTCTGCTGGCGTCGGTCTTCACCCATCTGGACGGGCTGGCGCTCGCCGGGCGGTCGACGATGGAAGTCAACGATCTCGTCGAGCGGTTCATCGTCGACGATCTGGGTTCGCGGCCGGCGAGCAAGGGCCAGTATGACTATGGCTATGTGCTGAACTGCTCGCGCAATGAAGTGGTGTGCCACGGCGTGCCGTCGACGGGCGAGGTGTTGCGCGACGGGGATATCGTCAATCTCGACATCACGCTGGAGAAGAACGGCTATATCGCCGATTCCAGCAAGACCTACATGATCGGGGAGGTATCCCCGCAGGCGCGGCGTCTGGTGAAGACGACCTATGAGGCGCTGTGGAAGGGCATCCATACCGTTCGCCCCGGCGCGCGGCTCGGCGACATCGGCGCCGCGATCGAGCGTCACGCCAAGCGCGCGGGCTATTCGATCGTGCGCGATTATTGCGGTCACGGCATCGGGCGCGAAATGCACGAGGAGCCGCAGATTCTCCATTTCGGCAAGGCCGGCACCGGCATGTTCCTGCGCGAAGGGATGGTCTTCACGATCGAACCGATGCTCAACCAGGGCCGCCGCACGGTGCGTACCGAGGATGACGGCTGGACCGTGGTGACCACCGACGGCAAGCTGTCCGCCCAGTTCGAACACACCGTGGCGGTAACCGCCGACGGCGTGCGCGTACTGACGTTGCGGCCCGACGAAAGGCCCCCCGCGCGCGGCTGA
- a CDS encoding ParD-like family protein, translating to MGIVNIEDELHEQLRKASKASYRSINAQAAFWIRIGMLSELNPQLSFQQIVARELREAGVDPADAGALIE from the coding sequence GTGGGCATCGTAAATATCGAGGACGAGCTGCACGAGCAGCTGCGCAAGGCGAGCAAGGCATCCTACCGGTCGATCAACGCACAGGCGGCGTTCTGGATCAGGATCGGGATGCTCAGCGAGTTGAACCCGCAGCTCAGCTTTCAGCAGATCGTCGCGCGCGAATTGCGCGAGGCGGGAGTCGATCCGGCCGATGCGGGTGCGCTGATCGAATGA